The following coding sequences are from one Eucalyptus grandis isolate ANBG69807.140 chromosome 11, ASM1654582v1, whole genome shotgun sequence window:
- the LOC120289423 gene encoding LOW QUALITY PROTEIN: small nuclear ribonucleoprotein SmD1a-like (The sequence of the model RefSeq protein was modified relative to this genomic sequence to represent the inferred CDS: deleted 1 base in 1 codon), whose product MKLVRFLMKLNNETVSIELKNGTVVHGTITGVDISMNTHLKTVKLTLKGKNPVTLDHLSVRGNNIRYYILPDSINLETLLVEETPRVKPKKPTAGRAMGRGRGRGRGRGRGRGR is encoded by the exons ATGAAGCTCGTCAG GTTTTTGATGAAGCTGAACAACGAGACCGTCTCCATCGAGCTCAAGAACGGGACTGTGGTTCACGGCACCATCACAG GTGTTGATATTAGTATGAACACACATCTCAAGACTGTGAAACTcacattg aagggaaaaaacccAGTGACTCTGGATCACCTGAGTGTGAGGGGGAATAATATTCGTTACTACATTCTTCCAGACAGTataaatcttgagactttattgGTGGAAGAGACGCCTCGGGTCAAACCGAAGAAACCAACTGCTG GGAGGGCTATGGGACGAGGACGGGGCCGTGGACGTGGTCGTGGACGTGGACGTGGGCGTTAA
- the LOC104426675 gene encoding probable aspartic proteinase GIP2, which produces MASSIRCSLLFSLLFFFAAAAPSLQQSFRPKALVLPVSKDASTLQYLTRISQRTPLVPVDLVVDLGGQFLWVDCEQNYVSSTYRPARCGSAVCSLARASGCGDCSSAARPGCNNNTCGVIPDNTVTHTATGGEVATDLVSVNSTDGSNPGRAVNVTRFVFACAPSSLLDGLAKGVEGMAGLGRTRIALPSQFASAFSFDRKFAICLSSSTTSNGVIFFGNSSYNLLPNIDASQSLAYTPLYLNPVSTASAYSQGEPSSEYFIGVTSIRVGDRNLSLNSTLLSIDGNGYGGTKISTIDPYTVLESSIFATLTEAFVEEVTAMNITRASAVSPFEYCFSSANILSTRVGPAVPYIYLVLQSDQVVWTITGSNSMVQVSQDVLCLGFVDGGSSPRTSVVIGGYQLQDNLVQIDLARSRLGFSSTLLGRQTTCANFNFTSNA; this is translated from the coding sequence ATGGCTTCCTCCATCCGatgctctcttctcttctctctcctcttcttcttcgccgcGGCCGCTCCCTCTCTCCAGCAATCGTTTCGCCCCAAGGCCCTCGTGCTGCCGGTCTCGAAAGATGCTTCTACCCTCCAATACCTAACACGGATCTCCCAAAGGACCCCCCTCGTCCCCGTCGACCTCGTCGTTGACCTCGGCGGCCAGTTCCTCTGGGTCGACTGCGAGCAGAACTACGTCTCCTCGACGTACCGCCCTGCCCGTTGTGGCTCGGCCGTGTGCTCACTCGCCCGTGCCAGCGGGTGTGGCGATTGCTCCTCTGCTGCCAGGCCTGGCTGCAACAACAACACTTGCGGCGTCATCCCGGATAACACCGTCACGCACACCGCCACCGGAGGCGAGGTCGCGACTGACTTAGTTTCGGTAAACTCCACTGATGGATCCAACCCGGGCCGGGCCGTCAATGTCACCCGGTTCGTCTTTGCTTGTGCCCCGAGCTCTCTCTTAGATGGCCTGGCTAAAGGCGTTGAAGGAATGGCTGGCCTAGGAAGGACCAGGATCGCTCTGCCCTCGCAGTTCGCCTCTGCCTTCAGCTTCGACCGGAAATTTGCCATCTGCCTCTCGTCGTCTACCACATCCAATGGTGTGATCTTCTTTGGCAACAGCTCCTACAATCTCCTCCCCAACATCGACGCTTCGCAATCGCTCGCGTACACGCCGCTATACCTCAACCCTGTGAGCACGGCCTCGGCATATTCCCAGGGCGAGCCCTCATCGGAGTACTTCATCGGAGTGACCTCCATCAGGGTCGGCGACAGAAACTTATCCCTAAACTCGACCCTCCTCTCGATCGACGGCAACGGCTATGGCGGCACCAAGATCAGTACCATCGATCCCTACACAGTCCTTGAGTCCTCCATATTCGCCACGCTCACCGAGGCCTTCGTCGAGGAAGTCACGGCGATGAACATCACTAGGGCATCGGCCGTATCGCCGTTTGAGTACTGCTTCAGCTCGGCGAACATACTGAGCACGCGCGTTGGGCCGGCAGTGCCGTACATCTACTTGGTCTTGCAGAGCGACCAGGTCGTGTGGACGATCACAGGGTCGAACTCGATGGTGCAGGTGAGCCAGGACGTGCTGTGCCTAGGGTTCGTGGACGGAGGGTCAAGCCCGAGGACGTCGGTCGTGATCGGAGGGTACCAGTTGCAGGACAACTTGGTGCAGATCGACCTGGCGAGATCGAGGCTTGGGTTCAGCTCGACTCTGCTGGGAAGGCAGACTACGTGCGCCAATTTTAACTTCACCAGCAATGCATGA
- the LOC104426677 gene encoding gluconokinase isoform X2: protein MASVQKGSVIVIMGVSGSGKSTIGHMLAEVMECSFLDADDFHPTSNKEKMHKGIPLSEEDRIPWLETLRDTLRERLLDGKNVVLGCSALQKHYREILRSADPNYRSGSFSSSVKFVLLNVEAKVLAARLQTRAAEGKHFMPPSLLQSQLELLQVDEVEGIWKVDASLSPQAIVGNIQALILQSKVTGELILFFVMRRITMGH, encoded by the exons ATGGCCTCCGTTCAGAAAG GGAGTGTTATTGTGATCATGGGTGTGAGCGGTTCTGGGAAATC CACAATAGGACATATGCTAGCAGAGGTCATGGAGTGCAGCTTTCTTGATGCCGACGACTTCCACCCAACATCAAATAAAG AAAAGATGCATAAAGGAATCCCTCTCTCCGAGGAAGATCGAATCCCGTGGCTCGAAACACTACGGGACACCTTGCGTGAGCGCTTGCTAGATGGAAAAAATGTGGTTCTTGGCTGCTCTGCTCTGCAGAAGCATTATAGGGAAATTCTAAGATCCGCTGACCCGAATTATCGGTCAGGCAGCTTCTCTAGTTCAGTGAAGTTTGTGTTGTTGAATGTGGAGGCCAAAGTTCTCGCTGCCCGACTACAGACAAGAGCTGCAGAAGGGAAGCATTTTATGCCACCCTCGCTTTTGCAGTCTCAGTTGGAGTTGCTCCAGGTGGATGAAGTGGAAGGCATTTGGAAGGTCGATGCTTCTCTGAGTCCACAAGCAATTGTGGGCAACATTCAAGCTTTGATTCTACAGTCTAAGGTAACCGGTGAATTGATTCTGTTCTTTGTAATGCGAAGGATAACCATGGGCCATTGA
- the LOC104426677 gene encoding gluconokinase isoform X1, with protein MPSVSLCTGSVIVIMGVSGSGKSTIGHMLAEVMECSFLDADDFHPTSNKEKMHKGIPLSEEDRIPWLETLRDTLRERLLDGKNVVLGCSALQKHYREILRSADPNYRSGSFSSSVKFVLLNVEAKVLAARLQTRAAEGKHFMPPSLLQSQLELLQVDEVEGIWKVDASLSPQAIVGNIQALILQSKVTGELILFFVMRRITMGH; from the exons ATGCCCTCCGTTTCTCTGTGCACAGGGAGTGTTATTGTGATCATGGGTGTGAGCGGTTCTGGGAAATC CACAATAGGACATATGCTAGCAGAGGTCATGGAGTGCAGCTTTCTTGATGCCGACGACTTCCACCCAACATCAAATAAAG AAAAGATGCATAAAGGAATCCCTCTCTCCGAGGAAGATCGAATCCCGTGGCTCGAAACACTACGGGACACCTTGCGTGAGCGCTTGCTAGATGGAAAAAATGTGGTTCTTGGCTGCTCTGCTCTGCAGAAGCATTATAGGGAAATTCTAAGATCCGCTGACCCGAATTATCGGTCAGGCAGCTTCTCTAGTTCAGTGAAGTTTGTGTTGTTGAATGTGGAGGCCAAAGTTCTCGCTGCCCGACTACAGACAAGAGCTGCAGAAGGGAAGCATTTTATGCCACCCTCGCTTTTGCAGTCTCAGTTGGAGTTGCTCCAGGTGGATGAAGTGGAAGGCATTTGGAAGGTCGATGCTTCTCTGAGTCCACAAGCAATTGTGGGCAACATTCAAGCTTTGATTCTACAGTCTAAGGTAACCGGTGAATTGATTCTGTTCTTTGTAATGCGAAGGATAACCATGGGCCATTGA
- the LOC104426678 gene encoding uncharacterized protein LOC104426678 isoform X1 has translation MATPDVLQSPDELLLQSPPLGDAARAGENAKSRGLSIEKKIEFLESLTGGVSNRRSRRWLNDRLLMELVPRLNAEEIRGLFAPPPWGDDVPPSPFSMTNAREWDKLRNIDMDKEANMIDNINASSRRRRAHMDTDKVAVLSAWRRVDCRTREALRRSFLFELIEGYEACVRSFILERGAEEVLELQVQDPFHRLLLHGVCEFYNLASVTVTQSKDAGSLKVTRITRKKTGSTELPSITLSHFLRMSKEGTW, from the exons ATGGCGACCCCGGACGTCCTGCAGAGCCCGGACGAGCTCCTCCTCCAATCTCCGCCCCTCGGCGACGCTGCTCGCGCAG GCGAGAATGCCAAGTCTCGGGGGCTGTCGATCGAGAAGAAGATCGAGTTCCTGGAGAGTTTGACTGGAGGG GTAAGCAACCGGAGGTCTCGAAGATGGTTAAATGACCGTTTGTTAATGGAGCTTGTTCCTCGTCTAAATGCTGAAGAAATCAGAGGGCTCTTTGCTCCTCCACCTTGGG GTGATGATGTCCCACCATCCCCCTTTTCCATGACAAATGCTCGAGAATGGGACAAATTAAGGAATATAGATATGGACAAAGAG GCCAATATGATTGACAATATTAATGCATCATCCAGAAGGCGCAGAGCTCATATGGACACCGATAAGGTGGCTGTCTTGAGTGCATGGCGCCGAGTTGATTGTCGGACTAGAGAGGCTCTTCGCCGTAGCTTTCTTTTTGAGCTCATTGAAGGCTATGAG GCTTGTGTTCGGTCCTTCATCCTGGAGAGGGGAGCTGAAGAAGTTCTCGAGCTCCAGGTTCAAGATCCTTTCCATAGGCTTCTGCTGCATGGTGTTTGTGAG TTCTACAACCTGGCTTCGGTCACAGTTACCCAATCAAAGGATGCAGGGTCTCTGAAGGTCACAAGGATAACTAGGAAGAAAACAGGGTCCACCGAGCTCCCTAGCATCACCTTGTCCCATTTCCTGAGAATGTCCAAGGAAGGGACTTGGTAA
- the LOC104426678 gene encoding uncharacterized protein LOC104426678 isoform X2, with amino-acid sequence MELVPRLNAEEIRGLFAPPPWGDDVPPSPFSMTNAREWDKLRNIDMDKEANMIDNINASSRRRRAHMDTDKVAVLSAWRRVDCRTREALRRSFLFELIEGYEACVRSFILERGAEEVLELQVQDPFHRLLLHGVCEFYNLASVTVTQSKDAGSLKVTRITRKKTGSTELPSITLSHFLRMSKEGTW; translated from the exons ATGGAGCTTGTTCCTCGTCTAAATGCTGAAGAAATCAGAGGGCTCTTTGCTCCTCCACCTTGGG GTGATGATGTCCCACCATCCCCCTTTTCCATGACAAATGCTCGAGAATGGGACAAATTAAGGAATATAGATATGGACAAAGAG GCCAATATGATTGACAATATTAATGCATCATCCAGAAGGCGCAGAGCTCATATGGACACCGATAAGGTGGCTGTCTTGAGTGCATGGCGCCGAGTTGATTGTCGGACTAGAGAGGCTCTTCGCCGTAGCTTTCTTTTTGAGCTCATTGAAGGCTATGAG GCTTGTGTTCGGTCCTTCATCCTGGAGAGGGGAGCTGAAGAAGTTCTCGAGCTCCAGGTTCAAGATCCTTTCCATAGGCTTCTGCTGCATGGTGTTTGTGAG TTCTACAACCTGGCTTCGGTCACAGTTACCCAATCAAAGGATGCAGGGTCTCTGAAGGTCACAAGGATAACTAGGAAGAAAACAGGGTCCACCGAGCTCCCTAGCATCACCTTGTCCCATTTCCTGAGAATGTCCAAGGAAGGGACTTGGTAA
- the LOC104427947 gene encoding adenylate isopentenyltransferase 3, chloroplastic has product MMRISMVKCKPTALPLWRSNIGFYNPPRQKEKLVVILGVTGASKSRLSIDIASHFPAEIVNSDKIQVHKGLDIVTNKITEEEQCGIPHHLLGTIPPDADFTASEFSNSALLVIESIRARGNTPVIVGGSNSYIETLIASHDYRFQSKYECCFLWVDAAMPILHSFLSKRVDKMVERGMVEEARNAFDPNGQYSRGIRRAIGLPELDLLFRTEKFLDRQAHARLLKEAMEEIKTNTCKLASRQLEKIHRLRNLKGWNLHRMDATEVFCKHGKADADEAWEELVAGPSTIIVAEFLYNVTANMATSGGLHEGLIKCRANHGSCQLQQQIMSKFLQKQSRRVRGTAFDSFFEANQHIYNRCKLRKRDTHNYKVHKKLVFLSESDI; this is encoded by the coding sequence ATGATGAGGATTTCCATGGTGAAGTGCAAGCCGACGGCCCTGCCCTTGTGGAGGTCGAATATAGGCTTTTATAACCCTCCGCGTCAGAAGGAGAAGCTCGTGGTGATATTAGGTGTGACCGGGGCAAGCAAATCCAGGCTCTCTATTGACATTGCGTCCCATTTCCCCGCTGAGATCGTGAACTCCGACAAAATCCAAGTGCACAAGGGGCTCGACATAGTCACCAACAAGATCACGGAAGAGGAGCAATGCGGCATCCCCCACCATCTCCTCGGGACGATCCCTCCCGATGCAGACTTCACGGCGTCAGAATTTAGCAACTCAGCACTGCTTGTCATCGAGTCAATCAGGGCCCGTGGCAACACTCCAGTCATCGTTGGCGGCTCGAATTCCTACATTGAGACCTTGATCGCTAGCCATGATTACCGGTTTCAATCTAAGTACGAATGTTGCTTTCTATGGGTCGATGCCGCGATGCCCATCTTGCACTCCTTCTTGTCTAAGCGGGTCGATAAGATGGTAGAGAGGGGAATGGTCGAAGAGGCGAGGAACGCCTTTGATCCAAACGGGCAATACTCAAGGGGAATCCGGCGCGCAATCGGGCTTCCTGAACTGGACTTGTTGTTCCGTACCGAGAAGTTCTTGGATCGACAAGCCCACGCGCGGTTGCTCAAAGAAGCGATGGAGGAGATCAAGACCAACACGTGCAAATTGGCAAGCCGCCAGTTGGAGAAGATCCACCGGCTCCGCAACCTGAAGGGTTGGAACTTGCACAGGATGGACGCGACGGAAGTGTTCTGCAAGCATGGGAAGGCCGACGCTGATGAGGCGTGGGAAGAGCTCGTGGCGGGACCAAGCACAATAATCGTGGCCGAGTTTCTTTACAACGTCACGGCGAATATGGCCACTTCCGGGGGGCTCCACGAGGGCCTTATAAAGTGCAGAGCCAACCATGGAAGCTGCCAATTGCAGCAGCAAATTATGTCTAAATTTTTGCAGAAACAATCGAGGAGAGTGAGGGGCACTgcttttgattctttttttgaggCAAATCAACACATATATAACAG